Proteins encoded together in one Synechococcus sp. BL107 window:
- a CDS encoding phosphoesterase — translation MIERWALVSGLCGDLDLYERIQSDLKKQRGIAHLFVLGDMIGPDRNCDALLTRLRQPKRGDLQPNCIYGWWEEQLLVAYGYRGEPAQSTQNRTTSIQELRKAVDPAHVSWLASLQFGFIELDCGLIHGSSADVGDQLKDTTSPLILLDRLTRLDVNRLFTARSGQQFRLTLTGGQIQSNVKDPTGEQQNEQAVPKRSVVGIGSGTNYTLYDPASDRIEFLSVVGRSNPLKLGFG, via the coding sequence ATGATTGAACGTTGGGCGCTGGTGAGTGGACTTTGCGGAGATCTTGATCTCTACGAGCGGATCCAATCCGACCTCAAAAAGCAGCGTGGGATAGCCCACCTCTTTGTATTGGGCGACATGATTGGCCCAGATCGGAATTGCGATGCGCTATTGACGCGCTTACGCCAACCGAAGCGCGGCGATCTGCAGCCCAACTGCATCTATGGATGGTGGGAAGAACAGCTATTGGTGGCGTACGGCTACCGGGGGGAACCGGCACAAAGCACCCAAAACAGAACAACATCGATTCAGGAATTGCGGAAGGCAGTAGACCCAGCACACGTCAGCTGGCTGGCTTCGCTGCAGTTCGGCTTCATCGAACTTGATTGTGGACTCATCCATGGCAGCTCCGCCGATGTGGGTGATCAGTTGAAGGACACCACCTCGCCACTGATCCTTTTGGATCGTTTAACGCGCCTAGATGTCAATCGACTCTTTACTGCGCGTAGTGGCCAGCAATTCCGATTAACGCTGACAGGGGGGCAGATCCAATCGAACGTGAAAGATCCCACCGGGGAGCAACAAAACGAGCAAGCGGTTCCCAAACGCAGTGTGGTCGGCATCGGTTCTGGAACGAATTACACCCTGTATGACCCAGCCAGTGACCGCATTGAATTTCTCAGCGTTGTAGGCAGATCAAATCCGTTAAAGCTTGGCTTTGGATGA
- a CDS encoding FAD-dependent oxidoreductase: MANAAASDKAQSHVVVVGAGWAGWGAAKALCEAGVRVTLIDGMPDPTGSQPITTTSGKPFEAGTRGFWKDYPNIDALTAELGLGSIFTDFTTSAFWSPEGLEATAPVFGDAVALPSPLGQAFATVSNFKRLPVQDRLSIAGLLYAILDLNRSDAVYRKYDAISALTLFQQLRISDRMIDDFLRPILLVGLFKPPEELSAAVTMELLYYYALAHQDSFDVRWIKSKSIAEHLFAPLSERLQDEHQLQVMGGTLATALKMSTDTRGVRSVETRSVTTGRSSVVDNVDAVVLAVGAKGMGALMANSPECAALTPELVRAGSLDAIDVVSVRLWLDRTISVADPANVFSRFSALKGAGATFFMLDQLQHDTKQALWGDQPEQGSVIASDFYNASAIAELSDQEVVDCLMQDLLPMAQPAFRGAVVVDQEVRRYPRSVSLFSPGSFIQRPPLETSLASVVCAGDWVRMGEREHGAKGLCQERAYVSGLEAANSLLRRGIVKGSNASSGQQHPVLPIRADEPQVVLGRALNKLVMDPIESLGIQWPWLSS; this comes from the coding sequence ATGGCCAACGCGGCTGCTTCTGACAAAGCTCAATCCCACGTGGTTGTCGTTGGGGCCGGCTGGGCCGGTTGGGGGGCGGCTAAGGCTCTCTGCGAAGCCGGTGTTCGCGTCACCTTGATCGATGGGATGCCTGATCCCACTGGCAGTCAGCCGATCACCACCACAAGCGGCAAGCCGTTTGAGGCTGGCACCCGAGGTTTTTGGAAGGACTACCCCAATATCGATGCCCTGACGGCAGAGCTCGGACTCGGTTCGATCTTCACGGATTTCACCACCAGTGCGTTTTGGTCGCCCGAGGGGTTGGAGGCAACGGCTCCTGTGTTCGGTGACGCCGTGGCGTTGCCGAGTCCTTTGGGGCAGGCCTTTGCAACGGTCAGCAATTTCAAGCGTCTACCCGTTCAGGATCGACTCAGCATCGCGGGCCTGCTCTACGCAATCCTCGATCTCAATCGCAGTGATGCGGTGTATCGCAAGTACGACGCGATTAGTGCGCTGACGCTGTTTCAGCAGCTCCGTATCAGTGATCGCATGATTGATGATTTTCTGCGGCCGATTCTGTTGGTGGGATTGTTCAAGCCGCCTGAGGAGTTGTCGGCAGCCGTGACGATGGAGCTTCTCTACTACTACGCACTGGCGCATCAAGATTCGTTTGATGTGCGCTGGATCAAGAGCAAGAGCATCGCCGAGCACTTATTTGCCCCCTTGAGTGAGCGGCTTCAGGACGAGCATCAGCTGCAGGTGATGGGAGGCACATTGGCTACAGCACTCAAGATGTCCACCGACACCCGAGGCGTGCGGTCAGTGGAGACCCGATCGGTAACGACTGGACGTAGCAGTGTCGTCGACAACGTCGATGCCGTGGTGCTGGCTGTGGGTGCCAAAGGGATGGGAGCGCTGATGGCCAACTCGCCGGAGTGCGCGGCGTTGACGCCCGAGCTGGTGCGAGCCGGCAGCCTTGATGCGATCGATGTGGTGTCGGTGCGTTTGTGGTTGGATCGCACGATTTCAGTTGCCGATCCCGCCAATGTGTTCTCACGGTTCAGTGCGCTGAAGGGAGCTGGAGCCACGTTCTTCATGCTGGATCAACTGCAACACGACACGAAGCAGGCGCTCTGGGGGGATCAGCCTGAACAGGGTTCGGTGATCGCAAGCGACTTTTACAACGCCTCCGCCATCGCTGAACTCAGCGATCAAGAGGTTGTCGATTGCCTGATGCAGGATCTTCTGCCGATGGCGCAGCCTGCCTTCCGTGGGGCTGTGGTTGTGGATCAGGAGGTGCGTCGATACCCCCGATCGGTGTCCCTGTTTTCGCCAGGAAGCTTTATTCAGCGGCCTCCACTGGAAACCTCTTTGGCGTCCGTGGTTTGCGCCGGAGATTGGGTGCGAATGGGCGAAAGAGAGCATGGTGCCAAAGGCCTCTGCCAGGAGCGGGCCTATGTGAGTGGGCTGGAAGCTGCTAATTCGTTGCTACGCCGAGGAATCGTGAAGGGCAGCAACGCATCCTCAGGCCAGCAACACCCCGTGTTGCCGATCCGCGCCGATGAACCTCAAGTGGTGCTCGGCCGTGCGCTCAACAAACTCGTGATGGATCCCATCGAATCCCTCGGGATTCAGTGGCCCTGGCTATCGAGTTAG
- a CDS encoding ureidoglycolate lyase has translation MSMETLTALSLHQCNFEQFGTAILPVDDMTPHSKRDAELKFNGANLRYYVMRLRRRPAVLGSMTRHTYSTQCLSSADAQPWWLAVAAANLQSEQLDHSTVRLVEVQPSEAIKLHQGTWHAGPFFLAPTALFFNLELSDTNLTDHNSQPLKKKLKLNLNGE, from the coding sequence ATGAGCATGGAAACACTCACAGCCCTGAGTCTTCATCAATGCAACTTTGAGCAGTTTGGTACGGCGATTTTGCCGGTGGACGACATGACACCCCACAGCAAGCGTGATGCCGAACTGAAGTTCAACGGTGCCAATTTGCGCTACTACGTCATGCGTCTTCGTCGACGCCCTGCGGTACTCGGAAGCATGACGCGACACACCTACTCCACCCAATGCTTGAGCTCTGCGGATGCCCAACCCTGGTGGTTAGCCGTGGCTGCAGCGAACCTTCAATCCGAGCAACTTGACCACAGCACCGTGCGATTGGTGGAAGTCCAACCAAGCGAGGCGATCAAACTGCATCAAGGCACCTGGCACGCAGGGCCATTTTTTCTTGCCCCAACCGCCCTATTTTTCAACCTTGAATTAAGCGATACCAACCTCACTGACCACAACTCTCAACCTCTAAAAAAGAAACTCAAGCTAAATCTCAATGGAGAATAG
- a CDS encoding DUF411 domain-containing protein, producing the protein MLVIWTEIWQFDAMEAMAESILLDRKYQLLTWLYLVFPNYLITRLRQHLMWMIAILLLCFGSPAAAMASTAGEEVVVFRSAYCECCEAWESHIAEAGFVVQDHVADDMDGIKEAMGVPADSASCHTARVSGYVVEGHVPAASIQRMLKERPEIKGLAAPGMPMGSPGMEVDGMVADPFSVFSIANNGTMVEIDFYGSH; encoded by the coding sequence ATGCTGGTCATTTGGACAGAAATTTGGCAGTTCGATGCAATGGAAGCCATGGCTGAATCGATTTTATTAGACCGTAAATATCAGCTTCTCACCTGGTTATACCTTGTCTTCCCCAATTACTTGATCACACGATTGCGTCAGCATTTGATGTGGATGATTGCGATATTGCTGCTGTGTTTTGGATCTCCTGCGGCGGCGATGGCTTCCACGGCTGGTGAGGAAGTTGTGGTGTTTCGTTCAGCCTATTGCGAGTGTTGTGAAGCATGGGAATCCCATATTGCTGAGGCAGGGTTTGTGGTTCAAGACCATGTCGCCGACGACATGGATGGCATTAAAGAGGCGATGGGAGTGCCGGCAGATTCGGCGTCTTGCCACACCGCGCGTGTATCCGGTTATGTGGTGGAGGGTCATGTTCCAGCTGCATCGATCCAACGGATGCTGAAGGAGCGTCCTGAAATTAAGGGTCTGGCGGCTCCAGGGATGCCCATGGGTTCCCCTGGTATGGAGGTTGATGGAATGGTTGCCGATCCTTTTTCTGTCTTTTCGATTGCCAACAACGGCACGATGGTTGAAATTGATTTTTATGGATCACATTGA
- a CDS encoding AAA family ATPase: MFVTTFGQKGGVAKTCTSIHLAAHWAKTDRSVVLVDADRNRSATAYASRGLLPFSVVPMEAAAKATRSADIVVTDGQASSNEEELKNLVEGSDLIILPTTAQSRSIELTVEMACMLNKFDIPYAALIVKLMLEKNLRSNSQGYFAGL; the protein is encoded by the coding sequence GTGTTTGTCACTACTTTTGGGCAAAAAGGTGGCGTAGCTAAAACCTGTACCAGCATCCATTTGGCGGCGCATTGGGCCAAGACTGATCGCTCTGTTGTGTTGGTTGATGCTGATCGCAATCGGTCAGCCACCGCCTATGCCTCAAGGGGGCTACTTCCATTCTCTGTCGTTCCAATGGAAGCGGCGGCAAAAGCTACAAGAAGTGCCGATATTGTGGTGACGGATGGTCAGGCCAGTAGCAACGAAGAAGAGCTAAAGAATTTAGTTGAAGGTTCAGATCTCATTATTCTTCCTACAACAGCGCAAAGTCGATCCATTGAGCTCACTGTTGAAATGGCATGCATGCTGAATAAGTTCGATATCCCCTATGCAGCACTGATCGTGAAGCTGATGCTAGAAAAAAATCTTCGATCGAATTCGCAGGGATATTTTGCAGGGCTTTGA
- a CDS encoding SDR family NAD(P)-dependent oxidoreductase — protein sequence MADSRRTVLITGASSGIGSVTAHLLLDQGWNVFAAARRQGAMDDLQRRGAVVLPLDVADARSREDLAAEIHDRTGGRLDALVNNAGYGEVGPMETMELERARSMFEVNVFGLMGLTQLLLPAMRDRCRGRIINVSSIAGRFATPGAGWYCASKHAVEAISDAMRLELHQFGIQVVLIEPGLIRTGFEQASAESMDEAGKDSVWGEMMRRVAAGWAESFRKGSDPQLVARTIATALETNQPKSRYLCGSESEAVLLQPFVPSALWDVLVRRRLLGS from the coding sequence ATGGCAGATTCCCGTCGCACCGTTTTGATCACCGGTGCGTCCAGCGGCATTGGTTCTGTCACCGCGCATCTGTTGTTGGATCAAGGTTGGAACGTGTTTGCTGCAGCACGGCGTCAGGGGGCGATGGACGATCTTCAGCGTCGTGGGGCTGTGGTGCTTCCCCTGGATGTTGCTGATGCTCGATCCCGTGAAGATCTCGCCGCAGAGATTCACGACAGGACCGGAGGACGGCTGGATGCTTTGGTCAACAACGCTGGATATGGGGAGGTGGGCCCCATGGAAACGATGGAGTTGGAGCGAGCCCGATCCATGTTCGAAGTGAACGTGTTCGGGTTGATGGGGCTCACGCAGCTGCTGTTGCCCGCTATGCGTGATCGCTGTCGTGGCCGGATTATCAACGTGTCATCGATTGCTGGTCGCTTCGCGACTCCCGGTGCCGGCTGGTACTGCGCCAGTAAACATGCCGTGGAGGCGATTAGTGATGCGATGCGCCTCGAATTGCATCAATTCGGAATTCAAGTGGTGCTTATCGAGCCTGGATTAATCCGCACCGGATTCGAACAAGCATCGGCTGAATCGATGGATGAAGCAGGGAAGGATTCCGTTTGGGGAGAGATGATGCGACGGGTGGCCGCCGGATGGGCTGAGAGCTTCCGCAAGGGTTCAGACCCCCAGCTGGTGGCACGAACTATCGCAACGGCGCTTGAAACCAACCAGCCAAAATCGCGGTATCTGTGCGGAAGTGAATCCGAAGCGGTGCTGCTTCAACCATTCGTTCCTTCAGCCCTCTGGGATGTCTTGGTGAGACGGCGTCTATTGGGCTCCTAA
- a CDS encoding DUF3721 domain-containing protein, which produces MPIARERRFRRLINAFTAVTIVLIVTPATPLPAQAHRKGIYASEAEAFRQADKIGCTEVHENNGRWMPCADERQLHQQMRRQ; this is translated from the coding sequence ATGCCAATCGCGAGGGAACGCCGATTTCGCCGCTTAATCAACGCGTTCACAGCGGTCACGATTGTTCTAATCGTGACCCCAGCAACGCCTTTGCCAGCCCAGGCCCATCGCAAGGGGATCTACGCGAGCGAAGCTGAAGCATTCAGGCAAGCAGACAAAATTGGTTGCACTGAGGTTCACGAAAACAATGGCCGCTGGATGCCCTGTGCCGATGAGCGTCAATTGCATCAGCAGATGAGACGACAATGA
- a CDS encoding metallophosphoesterase yields MAHAVISCLHANLAAFEAVLDDIDQQGIKTITCLGDLVGYGPQPNEVVELVRQRAIPTCQGCWDEDIIDGLNACECSYPSQLAERRGHHAHHWTADRLTDDNKAFLAQLPTTLRRDKLLFVHGSPNSQHEYLLPDMNAFAALERVETAGAETLFCGHTHQPYVRELSGGSIRVSVQQRGNEPASEQEMTLPMRRIVNAGSVGEPRHGSTKATYVVHDDNTGDVSIREVDYDVAKTCRAIVEAGLPDVFAWRLSHGFEYAERAEDASHVCER; encoded by the coding sequence TCGACCAACAAGGCATCAAAACCATCACCTGCCTGGGCGACCTGGTGGGCTATGGCCCCCAGCCCAATGAAGTGGTGGAACTCGTACGCCAGCGCGCTATTCCCACCTGCCAAGGCTGCTGGGATGAAGACATCATCGATGGCCTCAACGCCTGTGAATGCAGCTACCCCTCCCAGTTGGCCGAGCGGCGGGGCCATCACGCCCATCACTGGACAGCCGACCGTTTAACGGACGACAACAAAGCATTCCTCGCCCAATTGCCAACCACCCTGCGCAGGGACAAGTTGCTGTTCGTGCACGGGAGTCCCAACAGTCAGCACGAATATTTGCTGCCAGACATGAATGCTTTTGCAGCCTTGGAACGGGTGGAAACCGCAGGAGCCGAAACATTGTTCTGTGGTCACACCCATCAGCCCTATGTACGGGAACTGAGCGGTGGGTCAATTCGCGTCAGCGTGCAGCAACGCGGCAACGAGCCAGCCAGTGAACAGGAGATGACACTGCCGATGCGTCGCATCGTGAATGCTGGCTCCGTCGGAGAACCCAGGCACGGCAGCACCAAAGCCACCTACGTCGTCCATGACGACAACACAGGCGACGTGAGCATTCGTGAGGTGGACTACGACGTGGCCAAAACCTGCCGGGCCATTGTGGAAGCAGGCCTACCCGACGTGTTTGCCTGGCGTTTGAGCCATGGCTTCGAATATGCCGAGCGCGCCGAAGATGCCAGTCACGTGTGCGAGCGATGA
- a CDS encoding MoxR family ATPase translates to MASPALQPLINAVGQVLLGKEQQIRLALSCLLAGGHLLIEDRPGMGKSTLAEALARVFSLGFKRVSFTSDLLPADLTGINVFNTAEASFRFQPGPLFTQVVLADEINRASPRTQSALLEAMAAGRVSLDGISHDLPEPFFVIATQNSLDQVGTSPLPEAQLDRFLMRVSLGFPDRESEKELLRGRFSPAATTPPLLDGKSLKQLQQQCAAQHCSDELMNYVLDLVAASRHGQEGLSPRASQALLAAARAWALLFGRDYVTVEDVQSVVPAVVEHRLDAGRPAGSGTPLSTKLLEQVNALR, encoded by the coding sequence TTGGCTTCACCCGCGCTCCAGCCACTGATCAACGCCGTTGGTCAGGTCTTGCTCGGCAAGGAGCAGCAGATACGACTGGCCTTGAGTTGTCTGCTGGCAGGAGGCCATCTTTTGATCGAAGACCGGCCTGGCATGGGCAAATCGACCTTGGCCGAAGCCCTCGCTCGGGTGTTTTCCCTTGGATTTAAACGGGTGAGTTTCACCAGTGATTTACTGCCCGCCGATCTCACTGGGATCAATGTGTTCAACACCGCCGAAGCATCGTTTCGCTTTCAACCCGGACCACTATTTACTCAGGTTGTCTTGGCCGATGAAATCAATCGCGCCAGTCCACGCACCCAAAGTGCACTGCTCGAAGCGATGGCAGCGGGACGGGTCAGCTTGGACGGCATCAGCCACGACCTTCCCGAACCATTTTTTGTCATCGCGACGCAAAACAGCCTCGATCAGGTTGGGACAAGCCCGCTACCCGAAGCACAGCTGGATCGCTTCCTCATGCGAGTGAGTCTCGGTTTTCCGGATCGTGAATCAGAAAAGGAGCTACTGCGCGGACGTTTCTCACCAGCCGCCACCACACCTCCATTGCTCGATGGCAAGTCTTTAAAGCAGTTGCAACAGCAATGTGCTGCTCAACATTGCTCAGATGAGTTGATGAATTACGTGCTCGATCTTGTTGCCGCAAGTCGCCATGGTCAGGAGGGTTTATCGCCACGGGCAAGCCAGGCGCTTCTCGCTGCCGCCCGGGCCTGGGCCCTGCTCTTCGGCCGGGATTACGTGACCGTTGAAGACGTTCAGTCCGTCGTGCCAGCGGTGGTCGAGCATCGTTTGGATGCCGGACGTCCGGCAGGTTCAGGGACTCCGTTAAGCACGAAGCTGCTGGAGCAGGTGAATGCCCTCCGCTGA